Proteins encoded by one window of Cannabis sativa cultivar Pink pepper isolate KNU-18-1 chromosome 4, ASM2916894v1, whole genome shotgun sequence:
- the LOC115713023 gene encoding guanine nucleotide-binding protein-like NSN1 — MVKRSKKSKSKRISLKQKHKVIRKVKEHHKKKAKEAKKLGVNRKSKVEKDPGIPNDWPFKEQELKALEARRARAIEEMEQKKIARKERARKRKLGLLEDEDDDDNKLSSIDEEKTGDDEAVFGKNRDSSDRAFYKELVKVVEASDVILEVLDARDPLGTRCVDMEKMVMKSGPTKHLVLLLNKIDLVPREAVEKWLTYLREELPAVAFKCSTQEQRSNLGWKSSKAAKTTSSLLQTSDCLGADTLLKLLKNYSRSHDIKKSITVGVIGLPNVGKSSLINSLKRCHVVNVGATPGLTRSMQEVQLDKNVKLLDCPGVVMLKSKENDPSITLRNCKRIEKLEDPVSPVKEILKLCPAKLLVTLYKIPSFETVDDFLQKVATVRGKLKKGGIVDIESAARIVLHDWNEGKIPYYTMPPVRSQDEPTEAKIVTELGKVFSVEEVYNGESSFIGSLKSVDDFMEPVEVPPSNPLKFDEDMVEDDGQQRKSTQGEGSSALADDDQDNQVMQTEEDNETGKEKETKVKTAKSKQNEMLYNADGIFNPKLKKAEKKRKKKAAKSTQGDAMDDDYDFTVDYKKGSSMDVSDDEE, encoded by the exons ATGGTGAAAAGGAGTAAAA AGAGTAAGAGTAAGAGAATTTCTCTGAAGCAGAAGCACAAGGTCATAAGGAAGGTTAAGGAGCACCATAAGAAGAAGGCAAAGGAAGCGAAGAAGCTTGGTGTGAATCGAAAGAGCAAGGTCGAGAAGGACCCAGGTATTCCCAATGACTGGCCTTTTAAGGAACAGGAGCTTAAGGCTCTCGAAGCTCGCCGAGCTCGGGCTATTGAGGAAATGGAGCAAAAGAAAATCGCCCGTAAAGAAAGG GCTCGGAAGAGAAAGTTGGGATTGTTGGAAGATGAAGATGACGATGATAACAAGTTGTCTTCCATTGATGAGGAAAAGACTGGTGACGATGAAGCAGTATTTGGGAAAAACCGGG ATAGTTCAGATAGGGCTTTTTACAAGGAGTTGGTGAAAGTTGTAGAAGCTTCAGATGTCATTTTGGAGGTTCTTGATGCTAGAGATCCATTGGGTACTCGTTGTGTTGATATGGAAAAGATGGTGATGAAATCGGGTCCTACTAAGCATCTTGTATTGCTGCTGAATAAAATTG ATCTTGTTCCTCGGGAAGCTGTTGAAAAATGGCTCACTTATCTCAGAGAAGAGTTGCCTGCGGTTGCTTTCAAGTGCAGTACTCAAGAGCAGAGATCAAATTTGGGGTGGAAATCTTCCAAGGCAGCTAAAACTACTAGTAGTCTTCTTCAGACAAGTGATTGTCTTGGGGCTGATACTCTCCTgaaattgttaaaaaattattcgaGAAGTCACGAT ATCAAAAAATCTATTACAGTGGGTGTAATTGGCTTGCCAAATGTTGGTAAGAGTAGTTTGATTAATAGTTTGAAGAGATGTCATGTTGTCAATGTTGGTGCCACTCCTGGATTGACAAGATCAATGCAAGAGGTTCAGCTAGACAAGAATGTTAAATTGTTGGATTGTCCTGGTGTTGTAATGCTTAAATCTAAAGAAAACGATCCTTCTATAACACTTCGAAACTGCAAAAGAATTGAGAAGTTAGAAGACCCGGTTAGTCCAG TGAAGGAAATTCTCAAGCTTTGTCCAGCCAAACTGCTGGTAACTCTATACAAAATTCCAAGCTTCGAGACAGTAGATGACTTTCTACAGAAGGTGGCCACTGTCAGGGGTAAACTAAAAAAGGGTGGTATTGTAGATATTGAATCTGCCGCAAGAATTGTTCTGCATGACTGGAATGAGG GCAAGATTCCATATTACACTATGCCCCCGGTTAGGAGCCAAGACGAACCTACTGAAGCTAAAATTGTAACAGAACTTGGTAAAGTGTTTAGTGTTGAAGAAGTTTACAATGGAGAATCTTCATTCATTGGAAGCCTCAAGTCTGTTGATGACTTTATGGAGCCTGTTGAAGTGCCCCCAAGCAATCCACTTAAATTTGATGAAGACATGGTTGAG GATGATGGACAACAACGAAAGTCGACTCAAGGTGAAGGAAGTTCTGCCTTGGCTGATGATGATCAAGATAACCAGGTGATGCAAACTGAAGAAGACAATGAAACGGGCAAGGAGAAGGAGACCAAGGTAAAGACAGCTAAAAGCAAGCAAAACGAGATGTTATACAACGCCGATGGTATTTTTAATCCCAAGTTGAAGAAAGcagaaaagaagagaaagaaaaaggccGCCAAATCAACCCAAGGAGATGCTATGGATGACGATTATGACTTCACGGTGGATTATAAGAAAGGGTCTTCTATGGATGTCAGTGATGATGAGGaataa
- the LOC115712124 gene encoding CLAVATA3/ESR (CLE)-related protein 41: MDIEPLWALGGWFLLQICMATPKTSPSSSPSSPTSSSSIFEIQPKSLLFLTLIFIFLLLLTSTSTSSSSSTTTSNFRYSSSTSMASTSLRRRLLLDSSSSSSSSTAKLNPKKNEESARKSSSSATSSRREFGVEAHEVPSGPNPISN; encoded by the coding sequence ATGGATATTGAACCCTTGTGGGCTCTTGGGGGGtggtttcttcttcaaatttgcATGGCAACACCTAAAacatcaccatcatcatcaccatcatcacCGACATCGTCGTCTTCAATCTTCGAAATCCAACCGAAATCTCTTCTTTTTCTAACCCTAATCTTCATTTTCCTTCTTCTCCTCACTAGTACTAGTACTAGTTCTAGTTCTTCCACTACTACATCGAATTTTCGGTATTCTTCATCAACATCTATGGCTTCAACTTCCTTAAGGAGAAGACTTCTCTTGgattcttcatcatcatcttcttcttctactgCGAAATTGAATCCAAAGAAAAACGAAGAATCTGCACGAAAATCATCATCGTCGGCTACTTCGAGTAGAAGAGAGTTTGGAGTTGAAGCTCATGAAGTTCCTAGTGGTCCTAATCCCATATCCAACtag
- the LOC115715057 gene encoding LOW QUALITY PROTEIN: uncharacterized protein LOC115715057 (The sequence of the model RefSeq protein was modified relative to this genomic sequence to represent the inferred CDS: inserted 2 bases in 1 codon), which translates to MAEYVPSMSCVKLHTRISCTIKQKGFSPRQSQIRIVQRKYSHGSCNSMRSPGLKMCKLTVLGISKLRASLWSRRTTLSCTCLGPGAIVSTWVPVVDQILLMSSIFLTYMAGVIPIRQPYRKDVSGDSNVSESSTTSGSSKTNNDLANPKYVLDIVKRKLLDSLDAFERGDVSGSRILEYSELRPKRPLNLSALADGPRLRLLWATFQQIEEVVNDISNSESLDLYDRLIVFSRVIGKSCQPVCMTWLEREHTLANINLDKALVSLLGAKLNGDNTVLLNIKNSGKEDLYADLLCFLCFGSIREDCYYDKSLFFSNGISILEDLLINIADGMASIYLELISVDSNVSNEMNNLCMALCTLSTRALQRLRNEVALNQWLYQNLEAVVSMYEDRFDLCTLQRRLIEEPTNSPTENXLGGKGLFRKNLKLHHHHYLMCP; encoded by the exons ATGGCAGAATATGTGCCATCTATGTCATGTGTTAAGCTGCATACGCGGATAAGTTGTACCATCAAACAAAAGGGATTCTCACCCAGGCAATCACAAATCAGAATAGTACAAAG GAAGTATTCACATGGAAGCTGCAACTCCATGCGGTCACCAGGGTTGAAAATGTGTAAGCTTACTGTTCTTGGCATCTCAAAGCTGAGAGCAAGTCTTTGGTCCAGGAGGACAACTTTGAGCTGTACCTGTTTAGGACCAGGTGCAATAGTTTCTACTTGGGTACCAGTTGTTGATCAAATACTTTTGATGTCAAGTATATTTCTTACATACATGGCTGGTGTAATTCCTATTAGGCAGCCTTATAGAAAAGATGTCTCCGGTGACAGCAATGTTTCTGAAAGTTCGACCACTTCTGGTAG CTCGAAAACAAACAATGACCTAGCTAATCCAAAGTATGTTTTAGATATCGTTAAAAGGAAACTTCTGGATTCTTTGGATGCCTTTGAACGTGGAGATGTTTCGGGAAGTAGGATTCTTGAATACAGTGAGCTACGTCCAAAACGACCTTTAAATTTGAGTGCCCTTGCGGATGGTCCAAGATTAAGATTGCTCTGGGCTACTTTTCAGCAAATTGAGGAAGTG GTGAATGATATATCAAACTCAGAATCTCTCGACTTGTATGATAGGTTGATTGTTTTTTCTAGAGTGATTGGAAAATCCTGTCAACCGGTGTGCATGACTTGGCTGGAAAGGGAGCACACCCTTGCAAACATCAATCTTGACAAG GCACTTGTTTCTTTGTTGGGTGCAAAGTTAAATGGAGACAACACTGTACTGCTGAACATTAAGAATTCAGGCAAGGAAGATCTTTATGCAGATTTATTgtgctttctttgttttggttCTATCAG GGAGGATTGCTATTATGACAAGAGTCTGTTTTTCTCAAATGGAATTTCCATATTGGAAGATTTGTTGATAAACATAGCTGATGGGATGGCAAGCATATATTTAGAGCTTATTTCTGTTGATAGTAATGTCTCAAATGAAATGAATAATTTGTGCATGGCATTATGTACTTTGTCAACACGAGCTCTTCAAAGATTACGCAATGAG GTAGCTTTAAACCAGTGGCTGTATCAAAATTTGGAAGCAGTTGTTTCAATGTATGAAGATCGCTTTGACCTATGCACACTTCAAAGAAGACTAATTGAGGAACCAACCAATAGTCCTACAGAAAA TCTTGGTGGAAAGGGCTTAttcagaaaaaatctaaaattgcatcatcatcattatcttATGTGTCCCTAA